The proteins below are encoded in one region of Bombus vancouverensis nearcticus chromosome 8, iyBomVanc1_principal, whole genome shotgun sequence:
- the Plc21C gene encoding phospholipase C at 21C isoform X2, whose translation MTGGGAWTCSEHLRYDARKNVLLDQYPSGRMAGNKTTGSVLQFRPIEVSQQLQDGEKFIKWDEDSGIVTPVTLKVDKFGFYLHWVDQHNEMDMLDIAVIRDTRTGKHAKVPKDAKLKHLVTMGSQDSLEEKTVTICYGSDFVNMNFINFCTTRAEVAQHWTEQIFQLAYNLSLLNISTTMFLQKAHTKLTLGADKSEKIPVKNIIRMFTQNKEDRKRVEKALDISGFPSGKNDVISLQKFQFEDFFNFYKSLTQRSDVEKVFERIVGNNKRRLMSITQFVDFLNKTQRDPRLNEILYPYANEARAKDIISQYEPNKCNANRGQLSFDGFLRYLMSEDNPIVALSKLELSDDMDQPLAHYFINSSHNTYLTGHQLTGKSSVEIYRQCLLAGCRCVELDFWNGKFDEPVIVHGYTFVPEISARDVIEAIAESAFKTSEYPVILSFENHCNPRQQAKIAQYCRELFGEMLLDAPLESHKLEPGQELPPPSLLKRKIIIKNKKKHHHKKKEHKKKEPTPITESEEGTQENEDNGVTNQVAEGENGTSPDIVPQVETTDKDQQIGNGDISHPPMLQQRQSSKDSTQDDEDEEEESSTEEDESNVEDIKCDKVPAPDKVASSAKETEAGAEISALVNYVQPVHFNSFESAEKKNRMYEMSSFDEKQATTLLKERPLEFVNYNKHQLSRVYPAGTRFDSSNFMPQVFWNAGCQLVALNYQTLDLAMQLNLGIFEYNQRCGYLLKPEFMRRKDQRLDPFAESTVDGIIAGTVHIHVISAQFLTDKRVGTYVEVDMYGLPADTVRKRFRTKIVPNNGINPVYDEEPFIFKKVVLPELASIRIAAYEESGRLIGHRVLPVVGLCPGYRHVALRTECGQPLPLANLFLHVIVKDYVPDGLSELAEALANPIKYQSETEKREKQLSVLTDCAEDPEEIDEEIVKTKRLQSVGELPTLTPTSTNVHGRPSVAGINTSDSQDNEHGTSTPTVQAVDASTNKSPVNVSGMNDEIVAESLEKLMENKLVREKKMELEKKLESLRKKHEKEKLRMQTQKGSIDGEKHKSKFYVSHKLVKRLSSRNIFSSEVGLSTLALAETSECPDIENREGNGGAPKGLPRSQSERLLAVCKAHVQQERELQEKYYESLFSTVEKVMKTSQSNQLKTLRVLLERETADVMRKLQATRHGEVKQLAKVHKDKAELDRMKREVAKSTVEKGVNECTRLTKIYEKKKAELERQHEQVRQRLEAERTKIKASLMAEYSSRCSKFESGELPLSPSGGTSMPESLSGNTY comes from the exons ATGACGGGTGGCGGTGCTTGGACTTGCTCGGAACACCTTCGGTACGACGCGCGGAAGAATGTTCTTCTGGACCAA TATCCTTCAGGCAGGATGGCGGGTAACAAAACAACAGGTAGTGTCTTGCAATTTAGACCGATTGAGGTGTCTCAACAACTACAAGACGGAGAAAAATTCATCAAATGGGATGAG gaTTCTGGTATAGTAACTCCAGTAACATTGAAGGTAGACAAGTTTGGATTCTATTTGCATTGGGTGGATCAACATAATGAGATGGATATGTTGGATATTGCTGTAATAAGAGATACAAGAACTGGGAAACACGCAAAAGTACCGAAG GATGCCAAATTAAAGCATCTTGTGACAATGGGTTCTCAAGATTCTTTAGAGGAAAAGACAGTAACAATTTGCTATGGATCTGACTTTGTcaatatgaattttattaacTTCTGTACAACACGAGCAGAAGTTGCACAACATTGGACAGAGCAAATTTTTCAGCTCGCGTATAATTTATCTCTATTAAATATCAGCACAACTATGTTTTTACAAAAAGCACACACTAAACTTACACTTGGAGCTGATAAGTCAGAAAAGATTCCTGTAAAGAA cataataagaatgtttacgcAAAACAAAGAAGATCGTAAACGCGTCGAGAAAGCGCTTGATATTTCCGGTTTTCCATCTGGGAAA AATGACGTAATATCattacaaaaatttcaatttgaaGATTTTTTCAACTTTTATAAATCTCTTACTCAACGATCGGATGTTGAAAAAGTTTTTGAACGCATCGTAGGCAATAATAAGCGTAGGCTAATGTCCATCACCCAATTTGTTGATTTTTTGAATAAAACTCAAAGAGATCCGCGTTTAAACGAGATATTGTATCCTTATGCAAATGAGGCGAGAGCAAAGGACATTATAAGTCAATATGAACCAAATAAATGTAATGCCAACCGGGGTCAACTAAGTTTCGATGGATTTTTGAGGTATTTAATGAGCGAAGATAACCCAATCGTAGCTTTGTCGAAACTTGAATTATCGGACGATATGGACCAGCCGCTTGCGCATTACTTTATAAATTCTAGTCACAATACATACTTAACAG gaCATCAACTTACCGGAAAAAGTTCCGTTGAAATATATCGTCAGTGTCTGCTTGCTGGTTGTAGATGTGTAGAATTGGACTTTTGGAACGGAAAATTTGATGAACCTGTCATTGTGCAtgg ATATACATTTGTACCTGAAATAAGTGCACGAGATGTAATTGAAGCAATTGCTGAAAGTGCTTTCAAAACATCAGAATATCCTGTTATTCTTAGCTTTGAAAATCATTGTAATCCAAGACAGCAAGCTAAAATAGCTCAGTATTGTAGAGAATTATTTGGAGAAATGCTGCTAGACGCACCTCTTGAATCTCATAAG TTGGAACCAGGACAAGAGTTACCACCTCCATCTTTATTAAAACGTAAGATTATAAtcaagaacaaaaagaaacatCATCATAAGAAAAAGGAGCATAAGAAGAAGGAACCGACACCAATAACAGAATCTGAAGAAGGAACTCAAGAAAACGAAGACAACGGAGTAACGAATCAAGTAGCGGAGGGAGAGAATGGTACGTCACCAGATATTGTTCCTCAAGTTGAAACGACCGACAAAGATCAGCAAATTGGAAATGGAGACATTTCACATCCCCCTATGCTGCAGCAGAGGCAAAGTAGTAAGGATAGCACTCAGGATGATGAAG atGAAGAAGAGGAATCAAGCACAGAAGAGGATGAATCAAATGTGGAGGACATTAAATGTGATAAAGTGCCTGCACCTGACAAAGTAGCATCTAGCGCGAAAGAAACGGAAGCTGGAGCGGAAATTTCAGCTTTAGTTAATTATGTGCAACCTGTTCATTTCAACAGTTTCGAATCGGCTGAAA AGAAAAATCGTATGTACGAGATGTCATCATTCGACGAAAAACAAGCTACGACGCTTTTAAAAGAAAGACCattagagtttgtaaattataataaacatcAACTATCTAGAGTGTACCCGGCAGGCACGCGTTTCGACTCTAGTAATTTTATGCCTCAAGTGTTTTGGAATGCGGGTTGTCAACTGGTCGCATTAAATTATCAGACACTTG ATCTTGCTATGCAATTAAACTTGGGAATTTTCGAATATAATCAACGTTGCGGGTATCTTCTGAAGCCAGAATTTATGAGACGAAAAGATCAACGATTGGATCCTTTCGCGGAATCAACTGTAGATGGTATTATAGCAGGAACAGTTCATATACACGTAATATCGGCTCAGTTCTTAACAGACAAAAGAGTGGGTACTTACGTGGAAGTAGATATGTATGGTTTACCAGCAGACACAGTGAGAAAGAGATTTCGTACGAAAATTGTTCCAAACAATGGAATTAACCCTGTGTACGACGAGGAACCTTTCATATTTAAAAag GTTGTCCTGCCTGAACTTGCTTCAATTAGAATAGCTGCGTACGAGGAATCAGGTCGTTTAATTGGTCACAGAGTATTACCTGTGGTTGGGTTATGTCCGGGCTACCGACATGTCGCTCTTAGAACAGAATGTGGTCAACCATTACCATTagcaaatttatttttacacgtAATTGTGAAGGATTACGTACCAGATGGGCTGAGTGAGCTTGCCGAAGCTTTGGCAAATCCAATTAAATATCAGAGTGAAacagaaaaaagggaaaagcaATTATCAGTTCTTACAGATTGTGCAGAAGATCCGGAGGAAATTGAT GAGGAAATCGTCAAGACAAAAAGATTACAATCTGTCGGTGAATTACCAACACTTACTCCGACATCGACGAATGTTCATGGTAGACCATCTGTTGCTGGTATAAACACGTCTGATTCACAAGATAATGAGCATGGAACGTCGACACCTACGGTTCAAGCCGTTGATGCTTCTACAAATAAAAGTCCAGTCAATGTCAGCGGCA TGAATGATGAAATAGTGGCTGAATCATTAGAAAAATTAATGGAGAACAAACTCGTCCGAGAGAAAAAAATGGAGCTTGAGAAAAAACTCGAATCATTACGGAAAAAGCatgagaaagaaaaattaaggATGCAAACGCAAAAAGGATCTATTGATGGTGAAAAGCACAAATCGAAATTTTATGTCAGCCATAAATTAGTGAAACGGTTGTCGAGTAGGAATAT tttttcaAGCGAAGTAGGGTTGAGCACGTTAGCTTTAGCAGAAACATCAGAATGCCCAGACATAGAAAATCGCGAAGGAAATGGTGGAGCTCCAAAGGGACTTCCCAGAAGTCAGAGCGAACGTTTGCTGGCTGTATGCAAAGCTCATGTGCAACAAGAACGAGAActtcaagaaaagtattatgAAAGCTTGTTTTCAACAGTAGAGAAAGTAATGAAAACCTCTCAATCTAACCAATTAAAAACATTGAGAGTACTTTTGGAACGAGAAACCGCCGATGTTATGAGAAAGCTTCAAGCCACGAGGCATGGAGAA GTGAAACAGCTAGCAAAAGTACATAAAGATAAAGCCGAGCTAGATCGTATGAAGAGGGAAGTTGCAAAGTCCACGGTTGAAAAGGGCGTGAATGAATGTACACGGTTAacgaaaatttatgagaaaaagaaggcagagCTGGAACGACAGCACGAACAAGTTCGACAAAGGCTAGAAGCAGAAAGGACAAAG ATCAAAGCATCTCTAATGGCAGAGTACAGCAGTCGATGTAGTAAATTCGAGAGTGGGGAGCTACCTTTGTCGCCATCCGGCGGAACTAGTATGCCGGAATCTCTTAGTGGGAATACGTATTGA
- the Plc21C gene encoding phospholipase C at 21C isoform X1 gives MTGGGAWTCSEHLRYDARKNVLLDQYPSGRMAGNKTTGSVLQFRPIEVSQQLQDGEKFIKWDEDSGIVTPVTLKVDKFGFYLHWVDQHNEMDMLDIAVIRDTRTGKHAKVPKDAKLKHLVTMGSQDSLEEKTVTICYGSDFVNMNFINFCTTRAEVAQHWTEQIFQLAYNLSLLNISTTMFLQKAHTKLTLGADKSEKIPVKNIIRMFTQNKEDRKRVEKALDISGFPSGKNDVISLQKFQFEDFFNFYKSLTQRSDVEKVFERIVGNNKRRLMSITQFVDFLNKTQRDPRLNEILYPYANEARAKDIISQYEPNKCNANRGQLSFDGFLRYLMSEDNPIVALSKLELSDDMDQPLAHYFINSSHNTYLTGHQLTGKSSVEIYRQCLLAGCRCVELDFWNGKFDEPVIVHGYTFVPEISARDVIEAIAESAFKTSEYPVILSFENHCNPRQQAKIAQYCRELFGEMLLDAPLESHKLEPGQELPPPSLLKRKIIIKNKKKHHHKKKEHKKKEPTPITESEEGTQENEDNGVTNQVAEGENGTSPDIVPQVETTDKDQQIGNGDISHPPMLQQRQSSKDSTQDDEDEEEESSTEEDESNVEDIKCDKVPAPDKVASSAKETEAGAEISALVNYVQPVHFNSFESAEKKNRMYEMSSFDEKQATTLLKERPLEFVNYNKHQLSRVYPAGTRFDSSNFMPQVFWNAGCQLVALNYQTLDLAMQLNLGIFEYNQRCGYLLKPEFMRRKDQRLDPFAESTVDGIIAGTVHIHVISAQFLTDKRVGTYVEVDMYGLPADTVRKRFRTKIVPNNGINPVYDEEPFIFKKVVLPELASIRIAAYEESGRLIGHRVLPVVGLCPGYRHVALRTECGQPLPLANLFLHVIVKDYVPDGLSELAEALANPIKYQSETEKREKQLSVLTDCAEDPEEIDDKPKVGEGATSSKPTEEIVKTKRLQSVGELPTLTPTSTNVHGRPSVAGINTSDSQDNEHGTSTPTVQAVDASTNKSPVNVSGMNDEIVAESLEKLMENKLVREKKMELEKKLESLRKKHEKEKLRMQTQKGSIDGEKHKSKFYVSHKLVKRLSSRNIFSSEVGLSTLALAETSECPDIENREGNGGAPKGLPRSQSERLLAVCKAHVQQERELQEKYYESLFSTVEKVMKTSQSNQLKTLRVLLERETADVMRKLQATRHGEVKQLAKVHKDKAELDRMKREVAKSTVEKGVNECTRLTKIYEKKKAELERQHEQVRQRLEAERTKIKASLMAEYSSRCSKFESGELPLSPSGGTSMPESLSGNTY, from the exons ATGACGGGTGGCGGTGCTTGGACTTGCTCGGAACACCTTCGGTACGACGCGCGGAAGAATGTTCTTCTGGACCAA TATCCTTCAGGCAGGATGGCGGGTAACAAAACAACAGGTAGTGTCTTGCAATTTAGACCGATTGAGGTGTCTCAACAACTACAAGACGGAGAAAAATTCATCAAATGGGATGAG gaTTCTGGTATAGTAACTCCAGTAACATTGAAGGTAGACAAGTTTGGATTCTATTTGCATTGGGTGGATCAACATAATGAGATGGATATGTTGGATATTGCTGTAATAAGAGATACAAGAACTGGGAAACACGCAAAAGTACCGAAG GATGCCAAATTAAAGCATCTTGTGACAATGGGTTCTCAAGATTCTTTAGAGGAAAAGACAGTAACAATTTGCTATGGATCTGACTTTGTcaatatgaattttattaacTTCTGTACAACACGAGCAGAAGTTGCACAACATTGGACAGAGCAAATTTTTCAGCTCGCGTATAATTTATCTCTATTAAATATCAGCACAACTATGTTTTTACAAAAAGCACACACTAAACTTACACTTGGAGCTGATAAGTCAGAAAAGATTCCTGTAAAGAA cataataagaatgtttacgcAAAACAAAGAAGATCGTAAACGCGTCGAGAAAGCGCTTGATATTTCCGGTTTTCCATCTGGGAAA AATGACGTAATATCattacaaaaatttcaatttgaaGATTTTTTCAACTTTTATAAATCTCTTACTCAACGATCGGATGTTGAAAAAGTTTTTGAACGCATCGTAGGCAATAATAAGCGTAGGCTAATGTCCATCACCCAATTTGTTGATTTTTTGAATAAAACTCAAAGAGATCCGCGTTTAAACGAGATATTGTATCCTTATGCAAATGAGGCGAGAGCAAAGGACATTATAAGTCAATATGAACCAAATAAATGTAATGCCAACCGGGGTCAACTAAGTTTCGATGGATTTTTGAGGTATTTAATGAGCGAAGATAACCCAATCGTAGCTTTGTCGAAACTTGAATTATCGGACGATATGGACCAGCCGCTTGCGCATTACTTTATAAATTCTAGTCACAATACATACTTAACAG gaCATCAACTTACCGGAAAAAGTTCCGTTGAAATATATCGTCAGTGTCTGCTTGCTGGTTGTAGATGTGTAGAATTGGACTTTTGGAACGGAAAATTTGATGAACCTGTCATTGTGCAtgg ATATACATTTGTACCTGAAATAAGTGCACGAGATGTAATTGAAGCAATTGCTGAAAGTGCTTTCAAAACATCAGAATATCCTGTTATTCTTAGCTTTGAAAATCATTGTAATCCAAGACAGCAAGCTAAAATAGCTCAGTATTGTAGAGAATTATTTGGAGAAATGCTGCTAGACGCACCTCTTGAATCTCATAAG TTGGAACCAGGACAAGAGTTACCACCTCCATCTTTATTAAAACGTAAGATTATAAtcaagaacaaaaagaaacatCATCATAAGAAAAAGGAGCATAAGAAGAAGGAACCGACACCAATAACAGAATCTGAAGAAGGAACTCAAGAAAACGAAGACAACGGAGTAACGAATCAAGTAGCGGAGGGAGAGAATGGTACGTCACCAGATATTGTTCCTCAAGTTGAAACGACCGACAAAGATCAGCAAATTGGAAATGGAGACATTTCACATCCCCCTATGCTGCAGCAGAGGCAAAGTAGTAAGGATAGCACTCAGGATGATGAAG atGAAGAAGAGGAATCAAGCACAGAAGAGGATGAATCAAATGTGGAGGACATTAAATGTGATAAAGTGCCTGCACCTGACAAAGTAGCATCTAGCGCGAAAGAAACGGAAGCTGGAGCGGAAATTTCAGCTTTAGTTAATTATGTGCAACCTGTTCATTTCAACAGTTTCGAATCGGCTGAAA AGAAAAATCGTATGTACGAGATGTCATCATTCGACGAAAAACAAGCTACGACGCTTTTAAAAGAAAGACCattagagtttgtaaattataataaacatcAACTATCTAGAGTGTACCCGGCAGGCACGCGTTTCGACTCTAGTAATTTTATGCCTCAAGTGTTTTGGAATGCGGGTTGTCAACTGGTCGCATTAAATTATCAGACACTTG ATCTTGCTATGCAATTAAACTTGGGAATTTTCGAATATAATCAACGTTGCGGGTATCTTCTGAAGCCAGAATTTATGAGACGAAAAGATCAACGATTGGATCCTTTCGCGGAATCAACTGTAGATGGTATTATAGCAGGAACAGTTCATATACACGTAATATCGGCTCAGTTCTTAACAGACAAAAGAGTGGGTACTTACGTGGAAGTAGATATGTATGGTTTACCAGCAGACACAGTGAGAAAGAGATTTCGTACGAAAATTGTTCCAAACAATGGAATTAACCCTGTGTACGACGAGGAACCTTTCATATTTAAAAag GTTGTCCTGCCTGAACTTGCTTCAATTAGAATAGCTGCGTACGAGGAATCAGGTCGTTTAATTGGTCACAGAGTATTACCTGTGGTTGGGTTATGTCCGGGCTACCGACATGTCGCTCTTAGAACAGAATGTGGTCAACCATTACCATTagcaaatttatttttacacgtAATTGTGAAGGATTACGTACCAGATGGGCTGAGTGAGCTTGCCGAAGCTTTGGCAAATCCAATTAAATATCAGAGTGAAacagaaaaaagggaaaagcaATTATCAGTTCTTACAGATTGTGCAGAAGATCCGGAGGAAATTGAT GATAAGCCTAAAGTTGGTGAAGGAGCAACTTCTTCTAAACCAACT GAGGAAATCGTCAAGACAAAAAGATTACAATCTGTCGGTGAATTACCAACACTTACTCCGACATCGACGAATGTTCATGGTAGACCATCTGTTGCTGGTATAAACACGTCTGATTCACAAGATAATGAGCATGGAACGTCGACACCTACGGTTCAAGCCGTTGATGCTTCTACAAATAAAAGTCCAGTCAATGTCAGCGGCA TGAATGATGAAATAGTGGCTGAATCATTAGAAAAATTAATGGAGAACAAACTCGTCCGAGAGAAAAAAATGGAGCTTGAGAAAAAACTCGAATCATTACGGAAAAAGCatgagaaagaaaaattaaggATGCAAACGCAAAAAGGATCTATTGATGGTGAAAAGCACAAATCGAAATTTTATGTCAGCCATAAATTAGTGAAACGGTTGTCGAGTAGGAATAT tttttcaAGCGAAGTAGGGTTGAGCACGTTAGCTTTAGCAGAAACATCAGAATGCCCAGACATAGAAAATCGCGAAGGAAATGGTGGAGCTCCAAAGGGACTTCCCAGAAGTCAGAGCGAACGTTTGCTGGCTGTATGCAAAGCTCATGTGCAACAAGAACGAGAActtcaagaaaagtattatgAAAGCTTGTTTTCAACAGTAGAGAAAGTAATGAAAACCTCTCAATCTAACCAATTAAAAACATTGAGAGTACTTTTGGAACGAGAAACCGCCGATGTTATGAGAAAGCTTCAAGCCACGAGGCATGGAGAA GTGAAACAGCTAGCAAAAGTACATAAAGATAAAGCCGAGCTAGATCGTATGAAGAGGGAAGTTGCAAAGTCCACGGTTGAAAAGGGCGTGAATGAATGTACACGGTTAacgaaaatttatgagaaaaagaaggcagagCTGGAACGACAGCACGAACAAGTTCGACAAAGGCTAGAAGCAGAAAGGACAAAG ATCAAAGCATCTCTAATGGCAGAGTACAGCAGTCGATGTAGTAAATTCGAGAGTGGGGAGCTACCTTTGTCGCCATCCGGCGGAACTAGTATGCCGGAATCTCTTAGTGGGAATACGTATTGA